In Dehalococcoidales bacterium, the sequence GTCGCCCACGCAGACGACACGGTCGGATACTATCTGTGTCCCGGCGAAGAAGTTGGACAGTGTAGGTTGCAGCGCCAGAGCCACGGCCAGACCGCCGAGGCCGAGACCGGCGATGAGCGGTGTGATATCGATGGTCAGGTACTGCAGCAGGACCAGGCCGCCAAGCAGGTAGATTATCAGCAGTACTATCCGCCGCAGGAAGCGGACAAGACCTTCGTCGACACGCTCCTTTCTGCGTACCCCGCGAGACCTCAGCGACCACTCCAGAAAGGCCGCGACGACCCGTGCCAACCCGAAAAACGCGAAAGCAATCAGTACGGCGATGCTGGCGCTTCCCAGTCTACCACGCCAGCCGGCCAGATAAGAGGGAGTGGCCAGTGCCAGGATAATGCCTTCGCACACTATGAAGAGGAAGACCGCCCTGGTGAGATTACCCACTAAGCGGGGCAGGATTGTGGCTTTGCCCCGGCCCTTCCGCTTCCGCTGTACCCTCCTCATCAGCAGGAGTACCAGCCAGGCTACCAGGACAGAGAGTAAGAATATCCCGAATGCCCAGGCGGCTTCCAGCAGCGGAGTTCCCTCTACGAAATGCGGCAACATTATCCATCTCCCGGTACGCCCCGGTGACCTCTGAGGCGTTGAGTGAACTTTACGTGGCTGGTACGGTGTCTGTCAAGCCGTGTTCGTGGCAGTCTTCTAATGCCATACGGTACCGGGAGCTTCGTCCCTTCTTAGATAAAGAGTTGGAAGACTGGAAGCCGGTGATGGCGGTGGCGCGGCTGGTAACGTTCATAGAGGCAGTGCTTCGACGGCGTGGGTAGCGTCCACGGCTCTCCCTTTGCCTAGGCGTAGTGGCAGGCCACCTGGTGTCCCTGTGTGCCCACACCCCTCAGATCCTGGGTCTGCTGCTGGCATTTCGGAGTTGCCGCATAGCACCTGGGGTGGAAGTGGCAACCGGATGGGGGATTGACCGGGCTGGGGAGATCACCCGGCAACAGGAGAATCTTGCGGTTCCGCTCCGCTACCGGGTCGGGCACGAGGACCGCGGAAAGCAGTGCGCGGGTGTAGGGGTGGAGAGGGTTATCGAAGATCTCCTCACAGTCCGCCGTCTCGACGATCTGCCCGAGGTACATCACGGCGACGCGGTGGCTTATCTGTCGCACCAGGGCGAGGTCGTGGGCGATGAAGAGATAGGTCAGTCCGCGCCAGGTACGTAGCCACATCAGGACTTTGAGGAGCTGTGCCTGCATGGAGACATCGAGGTGTGCCAGGGGATTATCGCACACAATGAAGCTGGGATTGACCGAAAGGACACGGGCCAGTTCGATACGCTGTCGCTGGCCACCGCTGAATTCGCTGGGGTAGCCCTGGGCCATATCAGCCCGCAGGCCAACAAGGACGAGTAGCTCCGCCACCCGTTTATCCAGTTCCTTACCGCTGGCCAGGTGGTGGACCCGTAATGGCTCGGCAATGACCTGGTGGACACGCATCGTGGGGTCAAGCGAGCCATAGGGATTCTCGAATACCATCTGCATGTGCTGCCGCAAGTTTCTTATCTTGCCGCTACTGAGTTTGCCGAGGTCAGCACCGTCGAAGAATACCCTGCCACTGTTGGGCTTGACCAGCCACAGTATAGAACGCCCGAGGGTGGTCTTCCCACAGCCAGTCTCACCGACCAGCCCGAGAGTCTCACCCTTCCGTATCCGCAGGCTGACGCCGTCCACTGCCTTCAACTCGGCAACTGTCCGCTGAAAGACGCCGGCTTTGATGGGGAAGCAGGTACGGAGGTCCTGGACTTCAACCAGTATGTCGTTTGTCTTCATCTTCAGGACCCCGGGACACAAAGACCCTGATTCTGCGCTCGAAGACACTGCGCGGCAGGAGTACCCGATGCTGGCAGCCCTGACATCGGATGCCGATATCGGCCCCGAGCCTGACTACCTGCCATTCATCGCTACCGCAGGGGTGCTTCTTCTTGAGGCGAACGACGTCGCCCAGTCTTATCTCGGTGACCATTGGCTATCACGCTGGAAGGGTGGACCGGTGCTGGTTTATCTCGTCGCGCAGGGTTGCGGCGGCGTTTCGGGCCGCGGTGTCGAAGTCCTTCCCCCGCGATGCGTAGAGGACCTGCCGTGACGAATTGATGACCATTCCTCTACCCTGCGCGTTCGCTCCCTGGTGGACCGACTGCGCCACGTCGCCACCCTGGGCACCAATACCGGGAACGAGGAAGAGCATATCCGGGTGGCTCTTTCGGATTATGCCCAGCTCACCGGGATAGGTAGCGCCGACCACCAGCCCGATGTTGCCGTGTGTATTCCACTCTGCAGCCTTGAGGGCTACGATTTGATAAAGGGGGAGGTAGTCTCTACCGTACCGGCAGCGCAGGTCCTGGAAATCGGCCGCGCCCGGATTTGAAGTACGGCACAGGATGAATATCCCCCGGTCCTGGTATGAAGTGAAAGGCTCCACGGAATCAAATCCCAGGTACGGATTCACCGTTATAGCGTCGAAGCCGAGGTTATCGAATATGGCGCGAGCGTAGGCGGCGGCGGTATTGCCGATATCGTTCCGCTTGGCATCGGCTATGACCGGAATCCCAACGGGTATGTGTTTCAGAGTCTCCCTGAGGGCTTCCTGCCCCGCTTCCCCGAGGGCTTCGTAGAAGGCAAGGTTGGGCTTGTAGGCACAGACCAGGTCGGACGTGGCATCAACTATCGCCCGGTTGAAATCGGACACACTGATGTTCTCCGGCATACGCTCGGGGTCGGGGTCAAGCCCGATGCAGACCAGGCTGTTGTTCCGTTCTACCGCGTCGTTCAGCTTCCTGGTAAAAGACATCCAGCGCCTCCTTGCTGTCCGGGTCCGCCGGTGTACCTGATATTAGCAATACTGCTATGCAGCGTCAAGGGTCTTAACGAATTAGCGGAATGTGACTTGAATCATATTCGGCGTTCACACGAGGGTCTACAATAGAGTTGACCACAGGGAGATGGCGGAGGTTGGCAACAAAGGGTCCTCTGATGTGGTGGCTTGAAGGGCGTGGTTGTGGAGAGGTACGGGATACTCCCTGAGGTCGGCTTCCCGCCGGAAGGTGGTGGTGGTTGAGGTTGGGTGGCCGGCGGGAAGCTTCAAAATAACACCGAACTGATTGTGAAGGTTTCCTCGGCTATCGCCGAGGAAACCTTTTTCTATTATCACAAGGAATGACGTTGTCAGGTTCTGTCAATTGCCATGATTCCATCAAATTGACTTGGTTGCATCACTGGACTAATATTAGGTGGAGTCTTGCGAGGCCTGCTCGCAAGCGAGCAGGTTGCAGGAGGGGAGGAAAGTGACCGAAGAGCAGAAAACAGCACGCGCGTTTCCCGGTGAGGTTGATGAGGAGACCCTGAGGGCCGACCTGGAGGGGTACCGTCAGCTGGCGCTGGAGCTTGGCGCGACAGATGCGAAGGTCATACCGGCGGAGTGGGTCAGAGTGGACGAGCGGGTGAGGCTCAAATGCATGATACCTCCCTGTCCCAACTACAATCGGTGCGGGTACTGCCCGCCCCATACGCCTGAGCCGGAGTTCATGCGGCAGGCACTGGGTCGGTACCAGTGGGCGGTCCTGTTCAAGCATGATACACCTGCCGAGGATTTTACCGATTTTACCCGGTACTACCCTCACGGGAGACAACACCAGAGGAAAACCGATGAGGTTGCCGCCAAGATTGAGAGGGCAGGATTTGCCGATGGCTACCGTTTTGCCCTTGGTTTCGGTGCCGGTGGCTGCCGGGATACAATGTGTAACGGTGGCCTGTGCCAGATGCTTGACAGTGGCCGCTGCCCACACATACTGATGGCGCGCCCTTCCATGGAGGGCGTAAGCATCGATGCCATCGACCTGGTGAACCGGGTGGGCTGGACGATATATCCCATCTACCGGACGATGGACCCATCCACGGTCCCGAGCGGCATATCGGTAGGGATTGTCTTTATCTATTAGTGCTGGCTAACGGGGCGGCGGTTACCAGAAAAGGAGAGACCGGTGGCAAAAGACGTCATTGATTTACTGGAGAGCTACATCCCGGCGGATGACCCCAGGAAATGGGCCAAGCTGGCGAGCACGGTGGAATCGCGCCGGCTTGAGCTTATGCTGCTCAGGGAAATCCTCCTCGAGTTGCGGGAACTGAACAAGGCAAAGTGCGCCTAGCCCGGATAGTCCGGGCATCCCGTGATTCTGGTTTCAGGAGGACCTTTGGCAATGGTAGATAGACTTCCCTTATTCCCACCGGGGAGTGAGGTTAATCAACAAGACCACCTCGTTATTGGCGGCTGCGATACCGTAGCGCTGGCGGCCGAGTTCGGTACGCCCCTGTACCTGTTCGACGAAGCCGCGCTCCGCGCCAAATGCCGTGAATTTATGGACGAGTTCGGCGGGCGCTACCCTGATACTGTCGTTGCATACTCCTGCAAGGCCTTTCTAAACAAAGCCCTGCTGCTCCTCCTCACCGAAGAAGGCCTGGGGCTTGATGTCGTCTCGGGCGGCGAGCTTGGTATTGCCCGGTCGGCAGGCTTTCCGATGAACCGGGTCTACTTCGCCGGTAACAACAAATCGTCGGAAGAGATAAAGCTGGCTTTAGAGTCGAGGATTTGCCGACTCGTCGTGGATAACTTTCATGAGCTAACACTGCTGGGAGAGTTGGTGCAGGGGCTGGACTATACGCCGGAGATACTGCTGCGGTTGACTCCGGGGGTGGACCCGCATACCCACAAATACCTCAGCACCGGCATCATCGACAGCAAGTTCGGCGTTCCCCTGGTCTGCGGTGAAGAGGCGGTAGCCCAGGCAATGTCCATGCCGGGAGTGGACCTTATCGGCCTGCACTTCCACATCGGGTCCCTCATCTCGGAGGTCGAGCCGTACCGGGAATCCGTCCGGGCCATTCTGGGTCTTGCTGCTGAGATGAAGCGCAAGCACGGGTTCGAGCTCAAGGAGCTGGACGTCGGCGGAGGCTTTGGCGTCCAGTATACCCTGGACTCTCCGGCAACGCCGATTTCTGTTTTTGCCGAAGCGATAACATCCTCTGTCATCGACGGATGCCGTGAGTTGGGACTGGAAACGCCGCGGCTGGTGGTCGAACCGGGGAGGTCTCTGGTGGCGCAGGCCGGTGTTGCGCTCTACACCGCTGGCGTGGTCAAGGACATACCGAATGTCAGGCGGTACGTCTCGGTTGACGGCGGTATGGCGGACAATATCCGCCCGGCGCTCTACGGTGCCCGGCACGAAGCAGTGGTGGCCAACAAGATGATGGACGAGGAGGCGGGAACGGTGACCATAGCCGGGAAGTTCTGTGAGCCTGGCGATGTCTTGATTCGGGACATCGCTCTGCCGGAGGTGGTGGCCGGAGATATCCTGGCCGTGGCGGGCTGCGGTGCCTATTGCCTCACCGAGGCGATGAACTACAACGCCTCATTCAAGCCGGCCGTAATCATGGTCAGGGAGGGCAAGGCGCGCCTCATCCGACGGCGCGAAACGCTGGAAGACCTGACGCGGCTGGACGTGGTGTAGGAGATTGTGCTGTGTGGAACATAGTCGGACAGGATAGAGCGGTATCCTTGCTCCAGCGCAGCCTGGCAGCGGGTACGCTGTCGCATGCCTATCTTGTGGTTGGACCGGCACATGTTGGCAAGATGACCCTGGCGATAGACCTGGCCCAGGCGGTGAACTGCGAAGGTGGTGAGCCTCCCTGCGGCGAGTGCGACTCATGCCGGCGAATCACCGAGGGGAAGCACGCCGATATAAGTGTGACCAGTCTGAACGATATCGGTAACGAGGAGAACGGTGAAGACGAAGTTGCGGGGAAGGGGGCACGGACGAAGATTGGCGTGGGGCAGATTGACCAGATTCTGCACTCGGTGAGCCTGCCGCCGTTTGAGGGCAGGTGCAAGGTCTTTGTTCTCGATGGTGCCGAGTTCCTCTCGATAGGGGCAGCCAATCGCCTGCTGAAGACCCTGGAGGAACCCGAGGGCAACGTGGTCTTCGTACTGCTGACGACTAACGAGGGTATGCTGCCGGTCACGGTTGTCTCCCGGTGCCAACGGGTGGAGCTAAGGCCAATGGGGACTGGCGAGATAGAGGCCGCGCTTACTTCCCGATGGGGTGTAGAGCCGGATAGGGCCAGGCTCCTGTCCCGGCTTGCCGGCGGACACCTGGGGTGGGCCGTATCGGCCGCGAGCGAAGGCAGCCTGCTCCAGCAGCGTGACGAGTGGCTGGAAGGGATGCTGGCAATCATCGATGCCGGATATGAGGACCGCTTTGGCTACGCTGCCCGGCTGGCAGGCAGGTTCAGGCGGAATCGCAGGGAGGTCCAGGAGCAGCTTGACCTCTGGTTGGACTGGTGGCGCGACCTGCTGCTGGTGAACGTGGGATGCGGTGATGCGGTTGTCAATGTTGACCGCCTGCCTGTCCTGACCGAAATGGCGGGTAGATACAGTCTGGCCCAGGTAAGGGTCTTTATTGAGGATATTCGGTCGGCCGGCGAGCAGCTAAGGCTGAATGCCAATCCCCAACTCGTGCTGGAAGTATTGATGCTGAGCATTCCGGAGAGGGCTGGAGCAGCGAACCCGGCGGCCAGCTAGAGGTAGACTATGGCTGAAATTGTTGGTATACGGTTCAAGATAGCGGGTAAAATCTATTACTTCGACCCCAACGGTATCGACCTCGAAGTGGACGACCGTGTGGTGGTCGAGACGACGCGCGGTCTGGAGGTCGGGCTTGTGGTCATCTCCTCCAAGGAGGTCGCTGCCAGCGACGTGGTCAAGCCACTGAAGCCCGTAGTGCGCAAGGCGGAGCCTGACGAAATCAACCACGCCGAGCAATATGAGGAGAAAGAAAGAGAAGTAATGGCGGAGTGCAGCCAGTTGATAGCAGAGATGAAGCTGCCGATGAAGCTGCTTTCGGCGGAGTACAGCCTTGACGGCCGGCACCTTACCTTCTTCTTCAGTGCCGAGGAGAGGGTGGACTTCCGAGAACTGGTGCGAGAACTGGCGGGACGCTTTAAGATACGCGTGGAACTGCGTCAGGTGGGGGCACGGGACGAGGCCAAGCTCCTGGGCGGCTTCGGGCGGTGTGGTCGTCCCCTGTGTTGTGCCAGTTTCCTTTCCGAGTTTACGCCCATCTCCATCCGGATGGCGAAAGAGCAAAATCTACCACTGAATCCGATGAAGATATCAGGTGTCTGCGGCCGTCTCCTGTGCTGCCTGGCCTACGAGAATCAGCAGTACCGTAGCATGAGGGAAAAGATGCCCAGAGAAGGCCGGCACGTGACCACTGCTATGGGGACAGCCAGGGTTCTGGGTACAAATCCGCTGAAGGAGACGGTACTGGTAGAGCTGGAGAGCAAGGTGAGCGTTGAGCTACCGCTCAGCGAGATATCCCTCGGTGAAGAGGCGGAGAGCGGACCGGCACCCAGGCCAGGCAGGAGACAGAGGAGGGGCCGGTAACGCAGGGGCTGTGACAGTCCTGCATCAGATGGGTCCTGGAGGGTGAATTTACCTGGTTTGTGTTTGAATAGGACGCGATAGGTCGGCACTTCCGTCGACTGCTAATGGGGGAGGTATCTCTGCCACTCCTCCCGGGTCTCCAGGTAGTGCGATGGGATGTAGGAATAGCGGTTGCCCCGCGGCGTGGTAGGTGGATGGAGCAGTTTCATCCCCGCTTCTTCCAGGGTCTTTCCGGCCTTGCGTCGATTGCAGGATACGCAGGCACTTACCAGGTTCTCCCAGGTGTGCGGGCCGCCCCGAAAGCGGGGGATAATGTGGTCCAGGGTTAGCTGCCGGGTTTCCTTGCCGCAATACTGGCACGAATAGTGGTCGCGGTTGAAGACCTCCAGACGGGTAAGTCTCCTGCTGACCCGGAAAGGGCGTTTCACCAGATAGGGCAGGCGGATGACTGAAGGTACCGGAAACTCGCGAGTAGCCGTGTATATTAGACCGACGCCGTTTTCCAGCATCTCAGCCTTACTCTGGTAGAGTAACACTATCGCCCGTCGCGCGCGGCAGATATTCAGTGGTTCGTAGTTCTGGTTCAGTACCAGAACAGGAAGGTCTATCGTCGCCAAATTCCCTCTCCGTCCTGCAGAAGCCTATTTTACTACGGATGTCCCGGTTGTGTAAATAATGGCGAAGGTCTAACGGTTTCTGCTGCGATGGGGTGCTCTTCTGTGGCTGGAGGCGTCGCCACGGTAGTCCGGTGCCGTGATGTTAAAGAGCAAGCTTATCTTGGGGTCAGCCAGTCTGGAGCTGACACGGTTCTCAATTTCCTCCAGTGAGCAGGAAGTGGTAATCACCGTTGCCAGCCGTGCGTTGTAGCGGTGGTTGATTACCTGGTACAGCTTCTCCTCTGCCCAGGGGGTAGTCGTCTGCTCGCCGAAGTCGTCAAGTATAAGCATCGGGGTGCTCCTGACGCCTTCGAAGAGCCCGTCATAGGACGTCTTGCTGTCCGGACTGAAGGTGGAACGCAGGTGGTCAAGGAAGTCCGGCACGACAACGAAGAGGGCCGGTTTGCCATGCTGGTAGAGATAGTTGACAATCGCGGCCGCCAGGTGTGTCTTACCGCAGCCGTTGATGCCCTGGAATACCAGCCAGCCGTCCGGTGATTTAGCGAAGTCCACAGCGAGACGAAATGCCATCTCCAGGTTCTGGCGCTGTTCGAGGGGCAGGTTGACCCGTTTCCAGTCGAAGCTGTCAAAAGTCATCTTCTTTTGTAGCTCAAACTCGGGGTCCCAGCTTGAAGTGGACAGGGCTGACTGCCTGGTGCCGATGATGTATACCTGGCATAACTCCGGGTCCGTGAGACGGGTGCGCATTCTCTCATCGAGTTCCTCCGGCGGAATCATGGTGACGACCACGGTGGGCAGCCGGTTGTTGAAGCGGTGATTGATAAGCTGCTCCAGCTTCTCCGTAGCCCAGGGGGTGCCGGACTGCGCCCCGAAGTCGTCCAGGACGAGCAGCGGGGTATTGCGGACCTGTTCGAAGAACTCGTTGTAGGGCATGTCGCTGTCCGGGCTGAAGCTGGAACGGAGGTGGTCAAGGAGGTCCGGGGTGGTGATATAGAAGGCCGTCCGGTCTCCGGCGATGCGGTAGTTGGCGATTGCGGCGGCGAGATGAGTCTTGCCGTTGCCGCTGGGACCGGCGAGGACCAGCCACCCCTCCGGATTATCGGCAAATGCCCTTGCTGCAGTAAGTGCCCGACCGAAATGCTGCCGGCTGTTGATGTCCTCGTTCCTGCCTTCGGGGATGATAGTGTCAAAGGTCAGACGGGTGAGCGGGCCGAGGTTGCTGTACTTTTGCAGGCGTGACTGGCGTTTCCCTTCCTGGTCCTGCCGGACGCACCGGCAGGGAATAACACGGCTGTAGTCCGGCTTTCCCGTTGGCAGAAGGGGATGGAGGAACCTGGCCCCATTGCAGATAGGGCATACCGGTCCGGCGGGTGCGTCCTCCGGTTCCTCACCGGAGGGTGCGTCTGCCTGTGGTCCTGGTATATCTGCCAGGACCTGTTTGCTCAGTATGTCGCCGATATGCTCCAGGGCCACTATCGCTGCTTTCCTTCACTCCAGAATAGGGTCAGTACACTATTATGTCTCCCTATCGGGAGACAGGCCTTAGCGCCGGACCATGTGTCCGTATTTACCCTTGATGAACTTGTCCGGGTCTGCTTTCCCTGCTCCCCGCTGCGTGTCTTCCTTCCTGCCTTCGGTTGCCCAGCGCTCCAGTATGCGGACGATATACCGCCAGTTCCGCTTATTCAGGCTGACGGCTTCCCTGATAGCGTCCTCAATCCATTCTCCGGGGTATTGTTCCTCGGCTTCGCGCAGTTCATCGGCAATCATAGGGGTCAGCATACCGATGTTCTGCTCGTAGAGGGTGAAGATATTGGGTGTTTCCTCCACTTCGGTACCGGCTGCCTTTCCGGGGGCTTTCAGCCCGGCGAGGGCGAGCTCCCCGCTCTGGATTTTGGCCAAAGACCGTCTATCGGACTCGGTGTTGAGGAAATACACTTCTTCCGGCTTGTCGTCCATGCTGAGTGCCACTCGGAGCACCGTACTGCGGTCGACTGCCATGTCAAGGCCGCGTCTTAGTACCTCTTCCGGTGATTTCCCTTCCTCCTTGAGCCCGCCCATGAGGACGGCATCACCCAGAAGCTCCCGGTAAGCGGCAAAACGGGGAGAGCCGCGCTTACGGTAGAGTATCGAGAAGAGGTGCAGTGTCACCTTCAGTTCGGCGATGTCCCTGATTTGCGGGACAAGCCGGTTTATGAAGACGTTGGGGACCGGGGTGAACTCCATCCTGGCCGGGAAGCCATTGAACTGCTTCATAATAAGCTCGGTTCCTGGCTGGCGATGTTCTCGAACTTGGCTAATCTCGGGACGAAGCGCAGGCTCAGGTCGCCGGTAGGGCCGTTGCGGTGTTTGGCAACGATGACCTGGGCGATGCCTTCGGGATAGTCCTTGTCCGGGTATTGCAACAGCCAGTCTTCCTCGGTGGGGTAGTAGTACTCGTCGCGGTAGATAAAGAGGACGACGTCGGCGTCCTGTTCGATGCTGCCGCTTTCCCTGAGGTCGGAAAGTTGGGGGCGGTGGCTCGTACGGCCTTCGACCGCCCGGCTTAGCTGGGATACCGCTATCACCGGCACGTTGAGTTCACGGGCCAGTGCTTTTAGGGAGCGG encodes:
- a CDS encoding ATP-binding protein; this translates as MALEHIGDILSKQVLADIPGPQADAPSGEEPEDAPAGPVCPICNGARFLHPLLPTGKPDYSRVIPCRCVRQDQEGKRQSRLQKYSNLGPLTRLTFDTIIPEGRNEDINSRQHFGRALTAARAFADNPEGWLVLAGPSGNGKTHLAAAIANYRIAGDRTAFYITTPDLLDHLRSSFSPDSDMPYNEFFEQVRNTPLLVLDDFGAQSGTPWATEKLEQLINHRFNNRLPTVVVTMIPPEELDERMRTRLTDPELCQVYIIGTRQSALSTSSWDPEFELQKKMTFDSFDWKRVNLPLEQRQNLEMAFRLAVDFAKSPDGWLVFQGINGCGKTHLAAAIVNYLYQHGKPALFVVVPDFLDHLRSTFSPDSKTSYDGLFEGVRSTPMLILDDFGEQTTTPWAEEKLYQVINHRYNARLATVITTSCSLEEIENRVSSRLADPKISLLFNITAPDYRGDASSHRRAPHRSRNR
- the lysA gene encoding diaminopimelate decarboxylase, whose product is MVDRLPLFPPGSEVNQQDHLVIGGCDTVALAAEFGTPLYLFDEAALRAKCREFMDEFGGRYPDTVVAYSCKAFLNKALLLLLTEEGLGLDVVSGGELGIARSAGFPMNRVYFAGNNKSSEEIKLALESRICRLVVDNFHELTLLGELVQGLDYTPEILLRLTPGVDPHTHKYLSTGIIDSKFGVPLVCGEEAVAQAMSMPGVDLIGLHFHIGSLISEVEPYRESVRAILGLAAEMKRKHGFELKELDVGGGFGVQYTLDSPATPISVFAEAITSSVIDGCRELGLETPRLVVEPGRSLVAQAGVALYTAGVVKDIPNVRRYVSVDGGMADNIRPALYGARHEAVVANKMMDEEAGTVTIAGKFCEPGDVLIRDIALPEVVAGDILAVAGCGAYCLTEAMNYNASFKPAVIMVREGKARLIRRRETLEDLTRLDVV
- a CDS encoding DnaD domain protein encodes the protein MKQFNGFPARMEFTPVPNVFINRLVPQIRDIAELKVTLHLFSILYRKRGSPRFAAYRELLGDAVLMGGLKEEGKSPEEVLRRGLDMAVDRSTVLRVALSMDDKPEEVYFLNTESDRRSLAKIQSGELALAGLKAPGKAAGTEVEETPNIFTLYEQNIGMLTPMIADELREAEEQYPGEWIEDAIREAVSLNKRNWRYIVRILERWATEGRKEDTQRGAGKADPDKFIKGKYGHMVRR
- the pyrF gene encoding orotidine-5'-phosphate decarboxylase, which produces MSFTRKLNDAVERNNSLVCIGLDPDPERMPENISVSDFNRAIVDATSDLVCAYKPNLAFYEALGEAGQEALRETLKHIPVGIPVIADAKRNDIGNTAAAYARAIFDNLGFDAITVNPYLGFDSVEPFTSYQDRGIFILCRTSNPGAADFQDLRCRYGRDYLPLYQIVALKAAEWNTHGNIGLVVGATYPGELGIIRKSHPDMLFLVPGIGAQGGDVAQSVHQGANAQGRGMVINSSRQVLYASRGKDFDTAARNAAATLRDEINQHRSTLPA
- a CDS encoding DUF951 domain-containing protein; protein product: MVTEIRLGDVVRLKKKHPCGSDEWQVVRLGADIGIRCQGCQHRVLLPRSVFERRIRVFVSRGPEDEDKRHTG
- a CDS encoding oligopeptide/dipeptide ABC transporter ATP-binding protein; translated protein: MKTNDILVEVQDLRTCFPIKAGVFQRTVAELKAVDGVSLRIRKGETLGLVGETGCGKTTLGRSILWLVKPNSGRVFFDGADLGKLSSGKIRNLRQHMQMVFENPYGSLDPTMRVHQVIAEPLRVHHLASGKELDKRVAELLVLVGLRADMAQGYPSEFSGGQRQRIELARVLSVNPSFIVCDNPLAHLDVSMQAQLLKVLMWLRTWRGLTYLFIAHDLALVRQISHRVAVMYLGQIVETADCEEIFDNPLHPYTRALLSAVLVPDPVAERNRKILLLPGDLPSPVNPPSGCHFHPRCYAATPKCQQQTQDLRGVGTQGHQVACHYA
- a CDS encoding HNH endonuclease, translating into MATIDLPVLVLNQNYEPLNICRARRAIVLLYQSKAEMLENGVGLIYTATREFPVPSVIRLPYLVKRPFRVSRRLTRLEVFNRDHYSCQYCGKETRQLTLDHIIPRFRGGPHTWENLVSACVSCNRRKAGKTLEEAGMKLLHPPTTPRGNRYSYIPSHYLETREEWQRYLPH
- a CDS encoding DNA polymerase III subunit, with protein sequence MWNIVGQDRAVSLLQRSLAAGTLSHAYLVVGPAHVGKMTLAIDLAQAVNCEGGEPPCGECDSCRRITEGKHADISVTSLNDIGNEENGEDEVAGKGARTKIGVGQIDQILHSVSLPPFEGRCKVFVLDGAEFLSIGAANRLLKTLEEPEGNVVFVLLTTNEGMLPVTVVSRCQRVELRPMGTGEIEAALTSRWGVEPDRARLLSRLAGGHLGWAVSAASEGSLLQQRDEWLEGMLAIIDAGYEDRFGYAARLAGRFRRNRREVQEQLDLWLDWWRDLLLVNVGCGDAVVNVDRLPVLTEMAGRYSLAQVRVFIEDIRSAGEQLRLNANPQLVLEVLMLSIPERAGAANPAAS
- a CDS encoding stage 0 sporulation family protein, with protein sequence MAEIVGIRFKIAGKIYYFDPNGIDLEVDDRVVVETTRGLEVGLVVISSKEVAASDVVKPLKPVVRKAEPDEINHAEQYEEKEREVMAECSQLIAEMKLPMKLLSAEYSLDGRHLTFFFSAEERVDFRELVRELAGRFKIRVELRQVGARDEAKLLGGFGRCGRPLCCASFLSEFTPISIRMAKEQNLPLNPMKISGVCGRLLCCLAYENQQYRSMREKMPREGRHVTTAMGTARVLGTNPLKETVLVELESKVSVELPLSEISLGEEAESGPAPRPGRRQRRGR
- a CDS encoding DUF2284 domain-containing protein, producing MTEEQKTARAFPGEVDEETLRADLEGYRQLALELGATDAKVIPAEWVRVDERVRLKCMIPPCPNYNRCGYCPPHTPEPEFMRQALGRYQWAVLFKHDTPAEDFTDFTRYYPHGRQHQRKTDEVAAKIERAGFADGYRFALGFGAGGCRDTMCNGGLCQMLDSGRCPHILMARPSMEGVSIDAIDLVNRVGWTIYPIYRTMDPSTVPSGISVGIVFIY